Part of the Mycolicibacterium thermoresistibile genome, TGAGCGGGGTTGCGGTGCGGGCCAGCGTGACCGCGCGTTCGAGCATCTGCCCGGCCGGGGTGTCGGCGGGCAGCATCTGCACACCGGGCAGCAGCCGTCGGGTCTCGGCGACCAGGCCGGGCCAATGGTCGGCGACCCAGCCGAACGCGACGCCGGCCTCCACCAGGGTCAGTGCGCGCAGTTCCCGCTCGGTCAGCTCGTTGAGCCGGAAGTGCGCGAGCCGCTCCTTCGACGGTGCGCACTGCAGCGCCATCCCGCAGGTCAGGGTCCGGCGGGTCCAGTCGGGGCCGAGGCCGGGATGGGGGACGTGGACGAAGTCCAGGGCGGGGCTGACGCCGAATCCGCGGTGCTCGCCGGTGACCAGCCGCACCCCTTCCCGGCGCCGGCCGCTGAGTGCGACGGCGGTCAGCGCGCAACTGCGCTCCAGCGCCAGGGCGGATGCGTCGGACAGTTCGGTCATCGTCGCCTGATCCCCCGTCCTCGGTCCCGCGTCAGAACGTGCCCAGGGAAGAGAACATCCAGTACCAGAACCAGATGACCAGCGCGGCGCCTCCCCACGCCCCGACGTAGCGCAATATCTCCCAGATCCAGGCCCACATGCGAACTCCTCAGTCGCGATCGGCTCTTTGTAGCGCAGAAATTGACTTGGGTCAATGAGTCACGTCAGCGAGATCAGTCGGAGAAGATCTCGCGGTTGACGGTGTGCAGGTAGGGGATGGCCAGGAACGGGGTGATGTAGAAGATGTCGTAGATCCACCAGCCCACGACCGGCAGGATCACTCCGGCGTAGCGGACGTCGGCGTACATGGTCATGTTGAACACGTAGACGCACCAGATCACCACGCCCATCCAGCAGGTGATGATCATCCACTGGTGCCCCCAGCGCTTCATCTGCAGAAACCCGATCCCCGCCGCGATCCGCATGGCGAACACGGTGAGGATCAGACCGACCTCGAGCGCCTTCTCGCCCGGGCCGGCGGCGCCGCCGATCCACAGTTCGTTGTAGTGCCAGAAATATCCGGCGTCGAACATCGCGCCCCAGCCGTTGAGCAGCACCCGCGCCAGCAGCGTGTGGTGGGCGACGAGGTCCAGCGCCCAGCCGAAGACGTTGATCGCCGCGTCGATGATCACGCAGTAGCCGATCAGGGTGACCAGCATCGGCCGGACGGAAAGCCCCGCGCGGTGGGCCTTTCGCTGCAGCCACACACCCCGCAGGAAGAGCGGCAGGCCGAAGATCCCGAGCGCGGCGGTGCCGATGAGCACACTGCCGGAGATCAACCATCTGTCAGCCTGGCGCTGGGCCAGTCGCGACTCCTCCACATGGTCGTCGTAGGACAGCGTCAGAGACCCGGACATGGCCGGGACGGTATCCGCTTGACTGACTGGAGTCAACGACGTGTCAGACGTGGGCGGAGGCTCCGCAGGGTGTTCGCGACGAAGTCGTCGACCATCCCGGCCCGGTTCGGCCAGGCGTGCGTGGTGGTCAGCAGGGCGTAGAGACCGAGCAGGAAGAACACCGCACTGTTCCACGGGTTCACCTCGGCGTCGACCTCGCCGGCGCGCTGGGCCCGTTCGATCTCCTCGGCCACCGACACGATGAGCGGATGGTCCTGTCCCTCCTCGGCAGGCGGTCGGGTCGGCGAGAAGTGCAGGGCCAGAAAATCCTTGAACAACACCGGGCCGAGACGGTCCTCGATGTCGAGCACCAGGCGCACCGCCTCCTTCAGGGTGCCAACCAGATCGTGTTCGGTCTCGAGGAACCGGCTGAACTGGCGGGCGATGCGCTCCTCTTCGCGCCGTTCGAGCTCCAGCAGCACATGTTCCTTGGTGGGGAAGTGAAAGAAGAAGGTGCCGTGGGCGACACCGGCCGCCGCGACGATCGCCCGGACGTCGGCCTCCGCCATGCCGGTGCGTTTGAACTCGGCGATCGCCGCACCCAGCAGCCGCTCCCGGGTCTGCAGCCGCTTGGCCTCGCGCGCCGAGGGTTTCTCCGCCCGTGCCATGTCAACCCTGCAGCAACTCGGCCATCTTCGGTATCACGATCTGAAGTGCCTTGTACGGCCGCAGCATGACCTTGACCGACACGATCTGGCCGGATTCGTTCCACTGGATCATGTCGATGCCGTTGACGTGGACGTCGTCGATCTCGGTGGTGAATTCCAGCACCGCGGAGTTCTCGGCGTACCACTGCCCGACGTACCGGAAGTCGGTGCCGCCGAACAACCGCATCGCCGCGGTCAGGTACATCGACGTCAGCTTCTTACCCTGTTGCGGGGTGAACACCGCCGGCGAGGTGAACACGGAGTCGTCGGCGAGCAGATCGTCCAACGCCTCGGTGTCACCGCTCTCGACGATCTGCAACCAACGCTGAATCACCTCGGGTGTCATGCCCGCCATTGTCGCGGATGATGACCTCGAGTGGGCCCGATGGGCATGCCCCGACGTCACATCGTGGTGGGTTCGCTCACCTTCACCAGCATCTTGCCGATGTTGGCACCGGTGAACAGGCCGTTGAGGGCGTCCACGCAGGATTCGATGCCGTCGAAGACGGTCTCGCGGTGGGTGATTCGGCCCTCCGCCGCCCACTGCCGCAGTGCGGCGAAGGCCTCGTCGAAGCGGCCCCACTGGTCGAGGGCGTTG contains:
- a CDS encoding TetR/AcrR family transcriptional regulator — encoded protein: MARAEKPSAREAKRLQTRERLLGAAIAEFKRTGMAEADVRAIVAAAGVAHGTFFFHFPTKEHVLLELERREEERIARQFSRFLETEHDLVGTLKEAVRLVLDIEDRLGPVLFKDFLALHFSPTRPPAEEGQDHPLIVSVAEEIERAQRAGEVDAEVNPWNSAVFFLLGLYALLTTTHAWPNRAGMVDDFVANTLRSLRPRLTRR
- a CDS encoding nuclear transport factor 2 family protein, encoding MTPEVIQRWLQIVESGDTEALDDLLADDSVFTSPAVFTPQQGKKLTSMYLTAAMRLFGGTDFRYVGQWYAENSAVLEFTTEIDDVHVNGIDMIQWNESGQIVSVKVMLRPYKALQIVIPKMAELLQG